The Moritella sp. 24 genome has a segment encoding these proteins:
- a CDS encoding AlpA family transcriptional regulator, giving the protein MKIESDKCLTACPDDAVVSSDVIALDGVLAVSPGTDDVVDSGDDVCTDEFIALDMTILTKNELSKKLGVSVSTIYRWAKQGILPAPIRHESGNNAGWLKQTINDWIAKSQ; this is encoded by the coding sequence GTGAAAATTGAGTCAGATAAATGTTTAACCGCTTGCCCCGATGACGCTGTAGTATCAAGTGATGTTATTGCACTTGATGGTGTTCTTGCAGTTAGCCCTGGTACTGATGATGTAGTCGATTCTGGTGATGATGTATGTACTGATGAATTCATCGCATTGGATATGACCATACTCACCAAAAACGAACTATCTAAAAAGCTTGGAGTCAGTGTTAGCACTATCTACAGATGGGCCAAACAAGGGATTCTACCCGCGCCCATTCGCCATGAATCCGGCAACAATGCCGGGTGGTTAAAGCAGACCATTAACGATTGGATCGCTAAATCCCAATAA
- a CDS encoding ParA family protein has protein sequence MIKNAVETAKTLNNLAALAKASTENNKGLTLSLDENSPNGKYERTYNSNEAHAATKIHPRKLKEICDELGINYREDSPKSFRISASDVKKINNKFNPPNSKGKGKEPVIWCVTQQKGGSGKTTMVVTLATGLSTECLNQWRIAVLDFDPQGTATAALKPNFNKNDFSAGDLLTGNYSLGEGETYQDLCRKSLYKTNLPNLNILCAREEDRYYETYVESKRIEANKEGVPYSSYKDLNKIIDAIKDDYDIIIIDTSPYFSSATYAAHFAANNLIIPMRPSENDIDSSEKYLEHLANTYPLLAGQGHTGYDNIVIQPTATGTTVAHIDMIARIKDTYREHCSPYDFPLSDAVLHCAKEYSTIYDLSASEYTLGGKQAFRRAQTLTLQIVRDIESKSKQYLENRT, from the coding sequence GTGATCAAAAACGCAGTTGAAACAGCGAAAACGCTAAATAACCTAGCAGCGCTAGCAAAAGCATCAACAGAAAACAATAAAGGCTTGACGCTATCACTTGATGAAAATAGCCCGAATGGTAAATACGAGCGTACTTACAATTCAAATGAGGCGCACGCTGCCACTAAAATTCATCCGCGTAAATTAAAGGAAATATGCGATGAACTCGGTATCAACTATCGTGAAGACTCACCGAAGTCATTTAGAATAAGTGCGTCTGACGTTAAGAAAATTAACAATAAGTTCAACCCGCCGAATTCAAAAGGAAAGGGTAAAGAACCTGTTATCTGGTGTGTCACTCAACAGAAAGGTGGCTCAGGCAAAACGACAATGGTTGTAACACTAGCAACTGGCCTTTCTACTGAGTGCTTAAACCAGTGGCGAATTGCGGTACTTGATTTCGATCCACAAGGCACGGCCACTGCAGCGCTAAAACCTAACTTCAATAAAAATGACTTTAGTGCCGGTGACTTATTAACGGGTAACTACTCATTAGGTGAGGGCGAGACTTACCAGGACCTTTGCCGTAAATCATTATATAAAACCAACTTACCGAATCTAAATATACTGTGCGCCCGAGAAGAAGATAGATATTACGAAACCTATGTAGAATCAAAACGCATAGAGGCGAATAAAGAAGGCGTACCTTATTCATCATATAAAGACTTAAATAAGATCATTGATGCTATTAAGGATGATTACGACATTATCATCATCGATACATCACCTTACTTTTCATCAGCAACGTATGCAGCTCACTTTGCGGCGAATAATCTGATTATTCCAATGCGCCCAAGTGAAAATGATATTGATAGCTCTGAAAAATACCTAGAACACTTAGCTAACACGTACCCGCTACTTGCTGGCCAAGGTCACACTGGTTACGACAATATCGTTATTCAACCAACCGCAACCGGTACGACAGTTGCGCATATTGATATGATTGCGAGAATTAAAGATACTTATCGTGAACACTGCAGCCCTTACGACTTCCCTTTATCAGATGCCGTGCTGCATTGCGCTAAAGAGTATTCAACGATATATGATTTATCAGCAAGTGAGTACACCCTGGGTGGCAAACAAGCATTTCGCCGAGCGCAAACGCTAACCCTTCAAATTGTGCGAGATATTGAATCAAAGTCTAAACAATATTTGGAAAATAGAACATGA